The proteins below come from a single Xiphophorus couchianus chromosome 20, X_couchianus-1.0, whole genome shotgun sequence genomic window:
- the c20h3orf18 gene encoding uncharacterized protein C3orf18 homolog isoform X2, with translation MAVNTAKTTSSFLSTTATTATDPLLSTSLGPRENITSRTFMTVTLTTTAATTNETSFNATAAPDVVIEGSSVGMLLVPFGIITLIGLAVAIMLYIRKRKRLEKLRHQLMPMYNFDPAEEQDDLLEQELLDHGRDGGLAGPNAKF, from the exons ATGGCTGTGAATACTGCCAAGACAACGTCAAGTTTTCTCTCGACAACTGCAACAACCGCCACGGACCCGTTGCTCTCAACGAGCCTCGGACCCAGAGAAAACATCACCTCAAGAACATTTATGACTGTTACCCTAACAAcgacagcagcaacaacaaacgAGACCAGCTTCAACGCCACCGCGGCTCCAGACGTGGTGATTGAGGGCTCGAGTGTTGGAATGCTGTTGGTGCCCTTTGGCATCATCACCCTCATTGGCTTAGCGGTGGCAATA aTGCTGTACATTCGGAAACGGAAGCG gttaGAGAAGCTGAGACATCAGCTCATGCCCATGTACAACTTTGACCCGGCTGAAGAACAGGACGACCTGCTGGAACAGGAACTACTGGATCACGGACGGGACGGCGGCCTCGCAGGTCCAAACGCCAAG ttttgA